Part of the Halobaculum halobium genome, GCCATGAGTTCGGCCTCGCTGTTCGAGCCACAGGGGACGAGGAAGTCGATCCCGCGGGCTTCGACCCAGTCGACGAGGTCGCGAAGTGCGTCCACGTCGAGGGCTCCGTCGGCGTCGAACGGCGTGACGAGCGGCGGTCCGGTTCCGTGCATGGCGGACGCGTCGAGCGGCCGACCAAAGAGCGTTCCCGTCGACCGATGTAGTGGACGTACCGAGTGGGAGAAACCGGGTCGTACGGGCGTCTGACGGACGGACGCTGTCTGACGTGGCTTTATTTCGGGGGAGCCAGATCCGCCGGACGGGCGCACGAAGAGAGACCGAACGTCGGCCGCCGCCCGCGGGGAGTTCGCGGCGGCGAGACCGGTTCGAGCGCCTCACACGCACGATCCGCGTCGCAGGCGCGCGGACCCCCGACGAAGCCTGTCAGGGCTTCGCCCTGCCTCTTTCCCCACCGCTCAGTTACCGAGCAGCGCCGTCCGAACGTCCGCGACGCGATCGACCTCCGCGATCACGGCGAGCCGATCGCCGGCCTCGACGATAGTGCCGGGCAGGGGGATCGTCAGCGATTCTTTGGCGCGGCCGTGGGCGTACACGCGGCCGCCGTCCACGGCGAGGTCGTTGACGCGTCCACCGATCACGGGCGAGTCGTCGTCGACCGCGATCGTCACGAGTTGGAGCTGCTCGGTGAGGTCGCTGATGGCGTTGAAGTTGCCGCCGAGCATGGCGGTTTTCGCGCCCGCGGCCCCGAGGCGTTCCGGGTAGATGATCTCGTCGACGGTCCGTTCGAACTCGTCGTAGATCTCCTCGTGGAAGTCCTCGGAGACGCGCATGACGGTCCGGCAGTCGCCCAGCTCCGTCGCCTCCATACAGATCTCGAAGTTCAGCTTCGGGTCCCCCGTGATCGCGCCCACGGCGTCCGCGTCGGCGACGCCCGCCTCGGTCAGCACCGTCGGGTTCGAGCCGTCACCCTCGACGACCCGGAGACCCCGGTCGCGGGCGCGTTCGACTTTCGTGTGGTCGTTGTCGACGACGGTCACGTCGTGACCCTCCTCGTCTAGCACCCGGGCGGTTCGAGCGCCGACCCGACCGTACCCCACGATGACGATGTTCATGCAGTGGTATGCTACGTCATACCACAAAGCGCTGTCGCCGACCCGCGTTCCAACGTGTCCCCCGACGGAGGTCTGCCCCACGGCGAGTTCTGGTCGCCCCCGAGTGCTGGCGCCGACTGAGTTCCGCCCCCGGTCGAGCGATTCCGTCGTGAGAAGTGAGTGCTAGCACGACCCACGACCGGCTTTTCTGGCCTCGTCGCCTCCGAACGGGTATGATGGCGACGACCCACGTTCTCGCGGGCGTGGCCGTCGGGCTCGGGACGCTCGCGCTCGTCCCGGAGGCCGGTCCGGTCGTTCTGGCGGGGGCGCTTGGCGGGCTAGCGCCCGATCTCGACCTGCTCGGTGCCCACCGGAAGGACCTCCACTTCCCCGCCTACGGGAGCGTCGCGGCCGCGGTCGCGGTCGCGGCGGCCGCGGTCGCCCCGTCGCCGGCGACGCTGTCGCTGGCCGTCTTCCTCGTTGCGGCGGCGCTGCACGCCGTCTCCGACGTCTTCGGCGGCGACCTCACCCTCCGTCCATGGGAAGCCACCGGCGACCGAGCCGTGTACGAACACCTCCGCGGCCGGTGGCACCGGCCGCGCCGATGGGTACGGTACGACGGGTCCCCCGAGGACTTCCTGCTGGGGAGTGCGCTCGCGCTCCCCGCGCTGGCGGCGCTCGATGGGCCGGCTCGGGCGGCGATCGTCGCCCTCGTCGTCGTTTCCGCGCTGTACGCGCTCGGCCGTCGGACGTTGGTCGATGCCGGCGAGCGCGTCGTCGCGGTGACGCCCGAGTCCGTGCTCGCGGCCGTTCCCGAGACGCTGATCGAGGACCTGCGGTAGGCCGACGGCTTTTGTCCGCGCGCCGCCGAGGGGCCGACATGGAGAAAGTGTCCCTCGCCGACGGGTTCGACTCCTTCGAGGAGCCGTGGTCGCCGCGACTCGCCGCCGAGTTGAACGGCCAGGCCCTGAAGCTCGCCCGCCTCGACGGTGAGTTCGTCTGGCACAGCCACCCCGACGCCGACGAACTGTTCTGGGTGATCGAGGGCGGCCCGCTGGACATCGAGTTCCGCGACGAGCCGACGGCGACGCTGGAGCCGGGGGAACTGCTCGTCGTTCCCGCTGGTGTCGAGCACCGACCCGTGGCACGCGCGGCGGCGAAGGTCGCGCTCGTCGAGCCGTCGGGCACCGAGAACACCGGCGATGCGGGCGACACCGGCGACGGGCGAACCAACGCCGTGACCGAACTGGCGACCGGCGTGACCCGCGGCCGCGTCGGCGGCGGCTCGGGCGACGTTGAGGGGGCAGAAGCCGACGGGGAGCGCGTGGACACCGGGGACATCGGCCGTAGCCGGTGACATCGATGTCCGCGAGCGGCTAAGTGGCCGGGTGCCGTACCTCGGGTATGGAGACAGACGACTCCGACGTGCCGCCGGCGGACCGTTCAGACATCCCCGTGACTGCCGAGAAGCCCGACAGCGCGATCTCGGTGACGGGAACCGACCACATCACCCTCATCGGGAGCAACGAGGAGGAGACGGTGCGGTTCTACCGCGACGTGCTCGGGATGCCGCTGGTGATGCGCCAGCCGAACCTCGACGCGCCGCAGGTGACGCACCTGTTCTTCGACAGCGGCGACGGTCGCATCATCACGTTCTTCGTCGAGGAGGACCGCGAGAACGCCCCCGGCCAGCGCCCCGGCGTCGGCGCCGTCCACCATCTCGCCTTTTCGATCGAGGCCGAGGAGCTGCCCGAGATCAAGGAGGCGCTCTCGGAACACGGCCATCGATTCAGCGAGTTCGACCGCGGCGCGTTCCACTCGCTGTACACCCGCGACCACAACGGGCTCACCATCGAACTCGTCGTCGACAAGTACGAACTGCCCGACGACCGCCGCGGCGAGGTGATGGCGCTCGCGCAGTCGAAGCGCGTCGCCGCCGGCGACGACTACGTCGACGACGAGCACATGGAAGCCGCCGTCGACGAACTGGGCATCGACGTGGTGAAAAACGAGGTCCCCGACGCCGCGACAGGTACCGGATTCCAGGAGTAGCGACCTCAGACGGCCCCGGCCGGGCGCCGTCGTTCGGTTTTTATATACTGTGGTTATCGGGGGCGATTCTATACGCGAGTATCTCGACTCAATTCAGTGTCACATTAGACAGAATATTTATGTTATCGGTGGGGTGGTACCGGCAGGGTGCGCCGGCGGAGCGCCGTCGGCCGGTCCACCGAAGACACATGTCGCACGAATCTAACTACACGTCGGACGGGCGCGAGGCGACCGGGCGGGCGGGTCGGATCGTCGAGTTGTTGACCAGGTACGGCGAGCGCACCGGGAACGCGCTCGTGTACAGTTCCGCGTATCTCGCGGTGATCGCGATGGCCGAGGTGGCGATCGCGATGGTGTTGCTGTCGCTGCCGCCGAACCCGGCGCCGGTGGTGGTCGGGCTGGTGACGTTCGCGGTGTACACGAACGACCGGGTGGCCGACGTGGATACGGACGCCGTCTCCGACCCCGATCGCGCGGCGTTCGTCCGGCGCCACCGCAACACGCTGTACCTGTTGGCGTCTGCCTCGTACGGGCTCGCGGTGGCGATCTCCGTGCTCGGCGGCCCGGTCGCGCTCGCCGTGACGCTGATCCCCGGCGTGTTCTGGGTGGCGTACGCCGCCGACTGGGTTCCGGGCGTCGCCCCGAAGCTCCGCCGGCTGAAGGAGGTGCTCGTCGTCAACTCGCTCGTCGTCGCGCTCGCGTGGGCGACGACGCTGACCGCGCTGCCCGTGGCGTTCACCGACGCGGCGGTCACCCCGGCGACGGCGGTCGTGTTCGCGTACTTCCTGCTCCGGTCGTTCGTCGACACCGAGATCCCGAACGTCGGCGACGTCGAGGCCGACCGCGCGATCGACGTGTCGACGCTTCCGGTCGTGTTCGGCGTGGCGACGACGCGTCGAATCCTCTACGGCGTCGATCTCCTCACGGCCGGCATCGTCGCCGCGGCGGCGCTGGCGGGCGTCATCGGATCGGGATTCGTGCTCGCGCTCGGCGTCGGGTTGGCGTACTCGCTGGTCGTCACGGCGCTGCTCGGCCGGGCCGACAACGACACGCTCGCGCTGGCGGCGGAGTTTGGCTATCTCGTCGTCGCGACGGCGCTGATCGGTCCGATCCTGCTCGTGTGAGCGAGCCGTCGACCGATCTGCCATATCATCGCGCGGCGCGCGACGGCGGAATTTATTACGGTGCTCCTCACAGCAGGAGGATACGTGCTCCCGTCCGGAACGCTGACGGCGGTGATGCTGGTCACCGTCGTCGTGGGGACGACGGCCGCACTCCTTGCGTGGCGCGAGCGACAGGAACCCGGCGCGGTTCCGTTGACGGCCATGCTGGCCGGCCAGGTGTGGTGGTCGGTGTTCTTCGTCTTCGAATTCCGGGCCGGGACCTTCGCGGGGAAGGTGTTCTACTCCGACATTCAGTGGCTCGGCGTCGTTGTGATCCCGGTCGCGTGGCTCCTGTTCGCGTTGGAGTACACGGGGCGCGACCACTACGTTCGGCCGCGGTACGTCGCGCTTCTGTCGGTCGTTCCGGTCGTCACGGTCGTGCTCGCGGCGACGAACGCGTCTCACGACCTGCTGTACCTGGACACGGAGCTCGTCACCGAGGCCGGACGGCAGGTGCTCGACCGGACCGGCGGCCCCTGGTACTGGGTGATCACGGGCTACACCTACCTGCTCGGACTGCTCGGGTCGATTCCGCTGTTGGGACTGGTCCGCAGCGACGCGCTCCCGTTTCGCGGCCAGAGCCTCGGGCTGCTCGTCGGAACGCTCGCGCCGTGGGCGAGCAACGTGTTGTTCCTGGCCGGCGCGGTCCCGGTTCCGAGCCTCGACCCGACGCCGGTGTTCTTCGCGGTATCGGGCGTCGCGTACCTCGGCGCCATCACCCGCTTTCGACTGCTCGGGACGAGCCCGTCGGCGAACCACCGCGCGCGACGGTTGGTGTTCGAACGCATGCGCGAGGGCGCCGTCGTCGTCGACCGGCACGACTACGTCGTCGATCTGAACGAGCAGGCGGCGGAGATCCTCGACGTCGATCCCCGCGAGGTGCTGGGGAGCCCGGCCGCCGAAGTGATCCCGCGCTACGAACAGTTACCCGAGGAAGGGCGCGCCTCCCGGCATCTCACGCTCGGCGAAGGGCTCCAGAGCCGCCAGTACGACGCGACGGTGACCGCCGTCGCCGACTTCCACGACCGCTCGCTGGGCGGAGTCGTCTCCTTTCACGACGTGAGCGATCACCTCCGGCGACAGCAACGCCTCGAGGTGCTCAACCGCGTGCTCCGTCACAACATCCGCACGGAGACGAACCTCATCTACGGCAACGCGGACCTCATGGACGCCGAGGGCGCTCACGTGGACGCGGTCAAGGAGGGCGCGATGCGGATCGAGGCGATCAGCGACAAGGCGCGCGACGTCATCGACATCTTCGAACGAGGCCGCCAACCCGGCCAGTCACTGATGCTGACGACGGTGGTCGAGGAGTGCATCGAGGAGATCAGCGACGAGTACCCGACGGTCACGGTCGACCTCGAATTCGGGTCCGGCGGCGACTTCGCGGACGGTCCGGACGCTGTCGACGCCGCGGACACCGCCGACGGCGCGTCCACAGATGACCCCGACGACGCGGCGGTCTCTCCGGTGGTCACGTCCGTGCTGAAGAACGTCGTCGAGAACGCCGCCGAGCACAACACTGCCGCAGACCCGTGGGTGCGCGTGCGGGCGACCTGTACCGAGGGGGTAGTCGAGATCCGCGTCGCCGACAACGGCCCCGGGATCAGCGACCACGAACGGACCGCCCTCGACCGCGGGAACGAGACGCCGCTGGATCACGGCAGCGGGCTCGGGCTGTGGCTCATCGCGTGGGGAACCGAGCTTGCCGACGGCGACCTGACGATCGACGACCGCGACGGCGGCGGCACCGTGGTAACGGTGCGCGTTCCGCGGATCGCGGCCGGGTCGCTGTGAGGAAGCGACCGCTTGCGACGTGAGAACGGGAGAAGCCTAGGGCGGGATTTGAACCCGCGCTCTCGTCCTTACCAAGGACGCGCTTTACCGCTAAGCTACCCAGGCGCGAGTAGGGATAGCCGGGAGTCGTCTTTAGGCGTTACGATTGGGCGGCGTCAGAGACACGCAGTATCACAGGACGGCACCCGGAGCGTCGTAGCGTCGCGGCTCCTCGATCAGGTGTCGACCGACGACGCGACGCGATCCTCGTCGGCGAGCGCGGCGATGCGGTCGCCGGTGGACTCCGGAAGCGATCCGATGGCCGGCATGCGGTCGTCGTCGCCGGCGGCGAGTTCGGCGGCGTACGACAGCAGGTCGTCCGGGGCGGATGCGCCGACAGCGGCGGTACCGGCGACGACCGCGAGTTCGAACACGTCGGCCTCCAGGTTGCGGTCCAGCGCCGCCGCCTCCTCGGCGTCGACGCCGCGGCGCCGCGTCTGGTCGCGGCCGAACGCTCGGACCGTCTCGACCGCCTTCCCCGCGGCGGCCGTACGAGCGAGGAGATAGAAGCCGCGCGAGACGGACACGTCTGCCGCCAGCACGTCGAGATCGGCGTCGATGTCGCCGACTGCGTCGAGATCGGCGGCCGCCCACGGCTCAGACTGGGAGAGCGATCTCGTGAGCCGCAGCCCCTCGTAAATGAGTTGGACGCCGGCGGCGTGGTCCTCGATGTCCGTCAGGTCCACGTCGGGGTCGAGTGCACGAGCCGACAACAGCGTGAGCGCTCCGGGCGTCATCTCGGCGTCGTCGAAGCGGTCGGTCAGCGCGTTCCGGAGCGCCGCCGGCTCGACGTCGCCGACCGACCGCTCCGCCGCGGCCCGGGTCCGCGCGGCGTCGTCCATCGCTCATTAGTAGACCGGGCACACGCAAAGACCTTTGGAAACGGGGGCTATCCCGTCCCGTGATTCGCAGCGAACGGGCCGCCGACGGGGAGTACCGGACCGTGACGATCGACCGCCCCGAGGCCCGAAACGCCCTCACCCCGGACGCGCTCGACGCGCTGGAACGGGCCGTCGTCGACGCCGACGAGCCGGTGGTGCTGCTGCGGGGCGCCGGCTCGGCTTTCTGTGCCGGCGCCGACCTCGAGGTGGTCGAGTCGCTGGACGACCCCGCCGCGTTCGCGGGCCACGGCCAGCGCGTCGCCGACGCGATCGAGTCGGCAGACTCGGTCGTGATCGCCGGGGTCGACGGGGCGGCCCGCGGCGGCGGCGTGGAGCTGGCGCTCGCGTGCGACCTCCGGGTGGCGACGGCCGAGGCGACGTTCGCCGAGACCGGCGCCTCCTTCGGGCTGTTCGGCGCGTGGGGCGGGACCGCCCGGCTCCCGCGGGTGGTCGGCGAGGGCGTCGCGCTCGACATCGCCTGCTCGGCGCGGGTCGTCGACGCCGAGGAGGCACAGCGGGTCGGCCTCGTCTCCCGCGTCGTCTCAGATCCGGTGACCGTCGCCCGGGAGGTCGCCGCAAATGACCCCGAGGCGCTCGCGGCCGTGAAGCGGCTCGTTCGCGCCGGCGCCCGCGGCGCCGAGACGGCGACCGACGAACGCGAGGCGTTCGCACGGCTCCACCGGGAGCGCTTCGGAGAGTGACGCGCGAGAAGAGCCGACCGGAGACCCGCGATGTGCGGTTTGAGGGACGACGCGGCGGAAAGCCCGTGTGGCGACCGCAACAGTTGAATCCGCCCGGCCGTGTATCTCGGGTATGACCGATGGACACGGCCTCTCGGATCACTCCTCGCTCTCCAGGCGACGGGCGCTCGGCGTCGTCGGCGCCGGCGCGGTCGCCGCGCTCGGCGGCTGCCTCGGCGGCGGTGGCGGCAACACCTCGCTCCCCGAGCGGGGGAACGACGAGCTGCTCGCGGACGTGGAGACGTTCCCGAACCAGGGGAACCAGCACGTCGAGCGCGGCACCGAGGTCGACTACAACACCCGTCCCCCGACGTCCGGTCCCCACTACAGCGGCGTCGTCGGGGCGGGATTCTACGAGGAGCCCCAGCCGATGGGCGACGTGGTCCACACGCTCGAACACGGTGCGATCGTCGCGTACTACGCGCCGGACGCGCTGACCGACGAGGCGCAGTCGAACCTCCAGGCGTGGGCGAACGACCACACCGGCACGTGGCAGAGCTTCCTCGCGATGCCGTACCCGTACGACGAGCCCGAGACGCCGTACGCGCTCACGGCGTGGCGCCACCTCCTCCGGATGGACGAGTACGACGCCGACGCGGTCGAGGCGTTCGCCGCCGAGTACATCGGTCGCGGGCCCGAGAACTCGGTTCGGTAGGAGCCCGAGACCGAAGGCGAGCGACCGGCTACACCGACAGTTCGTCGGGCGCGGGCGGCATCGCGCGCTTGTGCGTCGACGACTCGTACAGTTCCTGGACGCGGCTGACCTGTGCTGCAGTCACATCGAGCGCCCGGACCGTCGCAGCCGTCGACAGCGGGCCGTCGATATGGAGCGCGAGCACGGCGTCGAGGGTGTCGTAGTCGAGCCCCAATTCCTCCTCGTCCGTCTGGCCGGTCCACATCTCCGCCGAGGGAGTCTTCATGACCAAGTCGTGCGGAACGCCCGCGTGGGCGGCGAGCTGGCGGACCTGCTGTTTGTAGAGGCTCCCGAGCGGGTTGCAGTCGACCGCGCCGTCGCCGTACTTCGTGTAGTAGCCCGTCAACGCCTCGCTGCGGTTGCCCGTCCCGAGGACGAGACGGCCATCGGCGTTCGCGGCGAAGTAGTTGCACACCGCGCGGACGCGCACGCGAACGTTGCTCTCGGCCATCCGATCGGCGGCGGCGGCGGGGAGCGCGTCATAGAACGCCTCGGCGATGGGCTCGATCTCGATCACGTCGTACTCGATACCGAGGTCCTCGGCGACGCGCTCGGCGTCGCTCATGTTCTCCTCGGTGTTGACCGACCCGGGCATCACGAGCCCGCGGAGGTTGTCGGCGCCGATGGCGTCGACCGCGAGGTACGCGACCGTCGTGGAGTCGATCCCGCCGGACAGCCCCATCACCGCCCCGTCGGCGCCCGCGGCGTCGACCTGCTCGGCGATGAAGTCGGTGACGTGACCGTGCACTCGGTCGAGCTCAGCGTCGGCAAAGCGCAGGTCCAGCGGCGTCGATTCCTCGTCCAACAGGACGGATTGACTCATCGTGAGTCCGTACGTCGTCGGCGAACTAATAGGTCCCCTCGCGACGGCGACACGTGGACGCGCGTCCAGTTCCGCAGCGACGCCGGCGACCGATTAGTTGAAGTGTTGCGGTTCGGAACGTAGTCATACACGCACGCGCCGCGTCGCCGGTGGGATCGGCGAACGAGCGCCGTTGGCGAGCGATTCCGAAGGAATCGCGAACCTCGGGGCGCGAGCGAGCGAAGCGCGCCGTTGCGTTACAGAGCGAAGCGACGTACCGCTCGGGGCGTACGCACGCAGTAGGTGAGCGCCGTTGGTCCAGTGGTAGGACATTAGCTTCCCAAGCTAATAGCCCGGGTTCAATTCCCGGACGGCGCATGTCTCGAACGCCGATGAGAGGCGTCGCCGACGGGAATTGAAGTAGCCGAGTCGCGCGCAGCGAGGCGAGCACGTCTGGGCGTGGTTCAATTCCCGGACGGCGCATGTCTGGCGACGCTAACCGAAACAGCCACGGCGCCGCCGACCGCGACACGCGATATGCGAACCGTCTTCCACGTCTCGACGGTCGGCCAGCTCTCGTACGTCGACGCGAAAGTCACCAATCTCTTCGGCGACGATGCAGTCCCAGTCGACGCCGTCGCCGTCGTCGTCGACACCCCCGCGGTCATCGACGCGGCGGCGGAGGGCGACGGTCGCGAGCGCGTCGAGGCCGTCCTTGCCGCCGGCGGCGGTGGCGACGACACCGACGGCGCCGGGACGCAGACGGCAGTTCGCGTTTGCTCGAACGCGCTCCGCGGAGCGACGGCGACGCTGGACGAGCTGCCCGCTGGCGTCGAGGCGGCGTCTTCCGGCGTCGGCGAACTCACGCGACTGCAGGGCGACGGCTGGGCGTACATCCGCCCGTAAGCGCTCCCGCGTTCACCGGCACGAACATATATCATCCCGACGGGACGACAGCGACGTATGCCTCACAAGACTGGCGCCTCCCACGCGATCGCCGCGCTGGCGGCGATGGTGTCCGCCTCGTATCTCAAGGACGTGCTGAAACACCTCGTGAGCGCGCGCGACCTCGTCGCGTACGCCAACGTGGCGGGCGTACACCTCGCCGATCGGATCGGCGCGGCGAGTGTGATGGACACGGTGGCCGGCGGGGCCGCCGCGGTGCTCCTCGTCTTCCTCACGTTCGTGTGGGGCTGGGCGTACCACCACAGCGTCATCGGCTGATCACACCAGCCAGTCGGCCGGGTCGGCGTCGATCCGCTCGCGCAGCGTCGCGGTCGCGTCGGCGTCGTACCGAAGGACGCGCCGCCACCACGGCCCCTTGCCGGAGTCCGCCGAGAGGTCCGTCACGAGGTGGTTCGCGTCGGTTCCGCCCGCGGGCGTCGACAGCGGGACCGCGCGGTCGAACAGCCGCGAGCCGTCGGAGTCGCCGCGGACGAGCACGGCGGCGTCGAACGATTCGCGGCGGACGTGCGCGTTCGAGGCGAACCGCTCGCGGGTCGTCGGGTCGGCCTCCCGGAACTCGTCGCCGGTGAGCACCTCGCCCACGCGGAACTCGCCGACGAGGAAACAGCCCCACTCAGGGGGGAGCCACTCGACGCGGTCGCCCGCGGGACCCGACGCAGCGCGATCGCCATCGTCGGCGACCGTCAGTGTCGCGTAGAACAGTAGCGAGTCCCCGGGGTCGAGCGCTGAGAGCGGGCGGGCCTTCACGCCGTGCGGGTCGCCGTAGGTGTACGACTCGCTCCCGTAAACGCCCGCGAACTCCGGGTCGAGGTGAACCGGCAGACCTGCGGCGGCGTCCGGAACGAACGTCGTCAGATCCAGATCGGCGTACGTCGGGACTCCCTCGGCGGCCGACTCGCGTTCGGGGATCGGGACGTAGACGAACGACCCGTCGGGGAACACCGGCCCGCGGCGACCCGGGAGGTTCGTGTTGGCGGCGACGTTGATGGCGACCGCGCGGGGCATGCGATCGCGTTGCGCCGGCGACGGCTTAGCGTCGGCGACCGCGACGAGCGTCGGCGGCGGTTCGCCTCGCTCGGTTTCGTTCGGTGGTCTGCCCCGCTATCGCTCGGCAAACCACGCCGAGATCCTCGCGTTGCTCGGGTCTTGTCTACGTTCGGGGACGATCGTTCCTGAGACCACCTGAAGACTGCACTCGCTGCGCTCGTTTGTCTTCCGTAGTTCGTCTCACTGCCGTTCGACGAACCACTCCCCGAACTTCTCCAGCGCCCGCCCACGGTGGGAGATCGCGTTCTTCTCGGCGGCGTCCATCTCGGCGAGCGTCGCGCCGTCGTACTCGAAGATCGGGTCGTATCCGAAGCCGCCGTCGCCGCGTGCCTCGACGATCTCGCCGCGGACGACTCCCTCGAACAGCTTCACGGGGAGCGGTTCTGTCTCCTGGTCGTCGCGCTCGGCGCCGGTGGCGGCCGCGGTCACGCGGTCGTCGCGGTCGACGGGATCGGGAGTGGCCGCAAACGGTTCTCCGTCGCAGTACGCGAGCACGCACCGGAATTCGGCGCGGCGGTCGTCGAGTTCGGCGTCGACGAGTCGGCGGACAGCCTCGACGCCGAGGGTGTCCTCGGCGTACGCGGAGTACGGGCCGGGGAAGCCGTCGAACCCGCGGACGAACAGGCCGGCGTCGTCGACGAGCACGGGTTCCTCGGCGTGGCGGTACGCTTCGCGGGCGCCTCGGGCGGCGATGGGGGCGAGGTCGGCCGCCTGGATCTCGGTGTAGTCGAAGTCGAGCTGGGAGACGGCGTCGCCGAGGTACTCGCGGGCCTCGCGGACCTTCCCGGGGTTCGTCGTGACGTAGCGGAGCATACCCGCGCTCGGGTCGGCCGCGGCAAAGCCGCGTCGATGTCGCGGGGCGGTCCCGTGCGTCGACGCGCCAGGGTCGTGCGGCGTCACAGATGACGGCAGGGACAGCCACCCCCGAGACCCTTTTGACGCGGCGGGGCCGAACGGTGGACGATGAGCCA contains:
- a CDS encoding metal-dependent hydrolase, whose protein sequence is MMATTHVLAGVAVGLGTLALVPEAGPVVLAGALGGLAPDLDLLGAHRKDLHFPAYGSVAAAVAVAAAAVAPSPATLSLAVFLVAAALHAVSDVFGGDLTLRPWEATGDRAVYEHLRGRWHRPRRWVRYDGSPEDFLLGSALALPALAALDGPARAAIVALVVVSALYALGRRTLVDAGERVVAVTPESVLAAVPETLIEDLR
- a CDS encoding NAD+ synthase, encoding MSQSVLLDEESTPLDLRFADAELDRVHGHVTDFIAEQVDAAGADGAVMGLSGGIDSTTVAYLAVDAIGADNLRGLVMPGSVNTEENMSDAERVAEDLGIEYDVIEIEPIAEAFYDALPAAAADRMAESNVRVRVRAVCNYFAANADGRLVLGTGNRSEALTGYYTKYGDGAVDCNPLGSLYKQQVRQLAAHAGVPHDLVMKTPSAEMWTGQTDEEELGLDYDTLDAVLALHIDGPLSTAATVRALDVTAAQVSRVQELYESSTHKRAMPPAPDELSV
- a CDS encoding enoyl-CoA hydratase/isomerase family protein, with the protein product MIRSERAADGEYRTVTIDRPEARNALTPDALDALERAVVDADEPVVLLRGAGSAFCAGADLEVVESLDDPAAFAGHGQRVADAIESADSVVIAGVDGAARGGGVELALACDLRVATAEATFAETGASFGLFGAWGGTARLPRVVGEGVALDIACSARVVDAEEAQRVGLVSRVVSDPVTVAREVAANDPEALAAVKRLVRAGARGAETATDEREAFARLHRERFGE
- a CDS encoding non-canonical purine NTP pyrophosphatase — translated: MLRYVTTNPGKVREAREYLGDAVSQLDFDYTEIQAADLAPIAARGAREAYRHAEEPVLVDDAGLFVRGFDGFPGPYSAYAEDTLGVEAVRRLVDAELDDRRAEFRCVLAYCDGEPFAATPDPVDRDDRVTAAATGAERDDQETEPLPVKLFEGVVRGEIVEARGDGGFGYDPIFEYDGATLAEMDAAEKNAISHRGRALEKFGEWFVERQ
- a CDS encoding VOC family protein; this translates as METDDSDVPPADRSDIPVTAEKPDSAISVTGTDHITLIGSNEEETVRFYRDVLGMPLVMRQPNLDAPQVTHLFFDSGDGRIITFFVEEDRENAPGQRPGVGAVHHLAFSIEAEELPEIKEALSEHGHRFSEFDRGAFHSLYTRDHNGLTIELVVDKYELPDDRRGEVMALAQSKRVAAGDDYVDDEHMEAAVDELGIDVVKNEVPDAATGTGFQE
- a CDS encoding potassium channel family protein is translated as MNIVIVGYGRVGARTARVLDEEGHDVTVVDNDHTKVERARDRGLRVVEGDGSNPTVLTEAGVADADAVGAITGDPKLNFEICMEATELGDCRTVMRVSEDFHEEIYDEFERTVDEIIYPERLGAAGAKTAMLGGNFNAISDLTEQLQLVTIAVDDDSPVIGGRVNDLAVDGGRVYAHGRAKESLTIPLPGTIVEAGDRLAVIAEVDRVADVRTALLGN
- a CDS encoding UbiA family prenyltransferase, with the protein product MSHESNYTSDGREATGRAGRIVELLTRYGERTGNALVYSSAYLAVIAMAEVAIAMVLLSLPPNPAPVVVGLVTFAVYTNDRVADVDTDAVSDPDRAAFVRRHRNTLYLLASASYGLAVAISVLGGPVALAVTLIPGVFWVAYAADWVPGVAPKLRRLKEVLVVNSLVVALAWATTLTALPVAFTDAAVTPATAVVFAYFLLRSFVDTEIPNVGDVEADRAIDVSTLPVVFGVATTRRILYGVDLLTAGIVAAAALAGVIGSGFVLALGVGLAYSLVVTALLGRADNDTLALAAEFGYLVVATALIGPILLV
- a CDS encoding DUF7114 family protein, with translation MDDAARTRAAAERSVGDVEPAALRNALTDRFDDAEMTPGALTLLSARALDPDVDLTDIEDHAAGVQLIYEGLRLTRSLSQSEPWAAADLDAVGDIDADLDVLAADVSVSRGFYLLARTAAAGKAVETVRAFGRDQTRRRGVDAEEAAALDRNLEADVFELAVVAGTAAVGASAPDDLLSYAAELAAGDDDRMPAIGSLPESTGDRIAALADEDRVASSVDT
- a CDS encoding histidine kinase N-terminal 7TM domain-containing protein gives rise to the protein MLLTAGGYVLPSGTLTAVMLVTVVVGTTAALLAWRERQEPGAVPLTAMLAGQVWWSVFFVFEFRAGTFAGKVFYSDIQWLGVVVIPVAWLLFALEYTGRDHYVRPRYVALLSVVPVVTVVLAATNASHDLLYLDTELVTEAGRQVLDRTGGPWYWVITGYTYLLGLLGSIPLLGLVRSDALPFRGQSLGLLVGTLAPWASNVLFLAGAVPVPSLDPTPVFFAVSGVAYLGAITRFRLLGTSPSANHRARRLVFERMREGAVVVDRHDYVVDLNEQAAEILDVDPREVLGSPAAEVIPRYEQLPEEGRASRHLTLGEGLQSRQYDATVTAVADFHDRSLGGVVSFHDVSDHLRRQQRLEVLNRVLRHNIRTETNLIYGNADLMDAEGAHVDAVKEGAMRIEAISDKARDVIDIFERGRQPGQSLMLTTVVEECIEEISDEYPTVTVDLEFGSGGDFADGPDAVDAADTADGASTDDPDDAAVSPVVTSVLKNVVENAAEHNTAADPWVRVRATCTEGVVEIRVADNGPGISDHERTALDRGNETPLDHGSGLGLWLIAWGTELADGDLTIDDRDGGGTVVTVRVPRIAAGSL
- a CDS encoding DUF3105 domain-containing protein, producing the protein MTDGHGLSDHSSLSRRRALGVVGAGAVAALGGCLGGGGGNTSLPERGNDELLADVETFPNQGNQHVERGTEVDYNTRPPTSGPHYSGVVGAGFYEEPQPMGDVVHTLEHGAIVAYYAPDALTDEAQSNLQAWANDHTGTWQSFLAMPYPYDEPETPYALTAWRHLLRMDEYDADAVEAFAAEYIGRGPENSVR